Sequence from the Xenorhabdus nematophila ATCC 19061 genome:
TCACGGATAGCACCGAGTTGGCTGACGGCTCCGTCAGCGGGCAAAGCCAGTTGATTGGCTTCATTGACGATAGGGCGAATGTCCTCTTTCAGAGGACGAACAAAAAATTCATTAAATGTTGAATAAGCAGTGAATGAGGGATTTTTTGCCTCATTCATGTCTACTTTATAGGCTTTGGCGAAGGTCTTGATTGCAAGCTGTGTCAGCCAGCCCGCCTTTTTATTGGCAAACCAGCCAGCCAAGTGTGTAATACATTGTTTTGGAAGTAAATATTGCAACCTGATTTTAATGTTATCCAGCACGTCAACCTCTTGGATTTTTTCTTGGCAAATTGGACAAAAGCCTACCATTGTACCTGTCATTATTTTGAATGTCAGGGTATCGTTAATTATTGTCTTATTTTTGACCGTCTGTGAAATTTCGGCGTGGTTTAACTTGTGCCATACTTTCTAAGATCCGGTGATAGTTCTCAAAGCGCTCTTCTGTAATATCACCTTGTTCCAATGCTTCTCTCAGGGCACAGCCTGGATCATCTTGATGTTTGCAATCGCGGAATTTACATCCCCCCAAGTATTTACGAAACTCCACAAAGCCTTGTGTCACTTGCTCTGGCGTTAAATGCCATAAACCAAACTCACGAACTCCCGGAGAGTCGATCACATCTCCGCCCAAAGGGAAATGATAAAGACGCGAGGCCGTGGTGGTATGTTGACCAAGGCCAGAATTATCAGAGACTTCATTAACCAGAATATCTTCTTCGTCATCAGGCAGCAGGGTATTGAGCAGACTGGATTTGCCAACGCCGGATTGCCCCGCAAAGATACTGATTTTGTCAGCCAACTGGGAGATAAGTTCAGGAATACCTTCGCCGGTCTGGCTGGAAACTTCCAGTACGCGATAACCGATATCACGGTAGATATCCATGACACCATTGACCCATTCACGGCTTTCCGCATCCAGTAGATCGATTTTATTGAGAACGATCAAAGGCTCGATATTGAGTGTTTCACATGCAACTAAATAGCGATCGATAATATTCAGTGAGAGTTCCGGCAAGATAGCAGAAACAATCACGATTTGGTTGATATTTGATGCAATCGGTTTGATACCATCATAGTAATCGGGACGTGTAAGAACAGAGGTGCGTTCATGAACCGCTTCTACGATCCCATTAACTTTGACATCAGACTGTCGCTGTAATGCGGGACGCCATACGACACGATCGCCAGTGACTAACGAACGAATCGTCCTGCGGATATTGCAACGCTGTATGGAAGAGTCAGTAGCTTCAATATCGGCATGTTGCCCGAATCGGCTGATGACTCGCCCTTCCTGCGGTTCACCCAACTGGCTGTCATCCATTTCTGGTTTCTTGGACTCAGCCTTGTTCAGCCTGCGCTGATGGTTGGCTTGCACACGGCGTTGCTGCCCTTTGGAGAGTTTACTTTTAGCCACTGAACCTCACTTATTTTCTCTATACTTGCTGATTATCGCTGTGAGTGATCAAAAAAGTTATGATACATCACGGATACAGACTACCTGTTTTGAAGGAAACTAGGATATATCATGTCAAAAAGTGAGAACAATCTTATCTGGATAGATTTAGAGATGACCGGGTTAGATCCAGAACGTGATCGCATAATTGAAATTGCGACCATCGTTACCGATTCGGAATTGAATATCCTTGCAGAAGGGCCTGTCATTGCGGTACATCAGTCTGATGAACAGCTGGCATTGATGGATGACTGGAATATACGGACGCACACAGGAAGCGGATTGGTTGAACGTGTGAAACAGAGCCAGTGTGATGATGCGCAGGCAGAAAAAGCGACCATCGCTTTTTTAGAGCAGTGGGTGCCGGCAGGAAAATCACCCATTTGTGGTAATAGTGTCGGGCAGGATCGTCGTTTTCTGTTTCGTTATATGCCGGAATTGGAAAAATATTTTCACTACCGTTATCTGGATGTCAGTACGCTCAAGGAGCTGGCTCGTCGTTGGAAACCTGAATTGTTATCAGAGTTCAGCAAGAAAAATACCCATCAGGCTTTGGATGATATTCGGGAATCCATTGCCGAATTGGTGTATTACCGCGAGCATTTTATCCAGAAATAAAGGGCTGTATCGGTATCGGTTTGCTTGTATGTAAAGCCATCTCAGGTTGATGATTAAGCGGATGATTTGTAGGTTTAATCATCAATCAGAGAAAAAACACGATTTTTTGTCTGCAGGGGCTTGCCACAAGAATAATTTCTCGTATAATGCGCACCCCGTACCGATGAATAATTTCAACAGTACGCGTACCAAAATGTAAGCGGGAATAGCTCAGTTGGTAGAGCACAACCTTGCCAAGGTTGGGGTCGCGAGTTCGAGTCTCGTTTCCCGCTCCAAATCGAATTTAAATATTTTGGTATCTGAATATCGAAGGCCAATATTTTCAAAGGCTGATGGTTTTGAAAATTAATGGTTTTGAAAAATAATAGTTGCCATCGCTAATGCGGGAATAGCTCAGTTGGTAGAGCACGACCTTGCCAAGGTCGGGGTCGCGAGTTCGAGTCTCGTTTCCCGCTCCAGATTCAGGACGGCAGATTTCAATGAAATCTGCAAGTCATAGAAAAAGCGCCGAAAGGCGCTTTTTTCGTTTCCGACATCACCCATTAGCAAAGTTAGCTGTAAACCCTGGCACGATGCCTGATAGAACGGGGAACAGTCACATTGCTTTTTTCAGTTCTTTCAGTAAGTTTTTCTTACGTTCCATCATATTTTCTATCGTTTTTTGTTTAACATGACCAAAACCTCGTACTTGATCGGGCAATACTGCAAGTTGCTGACAGATTGCCAAATTATTGCGATCCAGTTTATTGATCATAAAGTCGACTATTTGTTCATATTCAAGCAGTATGTTTCTTTCCTGTTTACGTTCTTCTTGATATCCGAAAATATCGAAAACAGTACCGCGCAGTGGTTTACATGCGGCTAAAAAGTGGAATAAAGGAATGATCCATGAGCCATACTCTCGTTTTGCGCGTTGGCCTGTGCGCGGATTTTTACGATTGAAAAGAGGAAAGCTTAGGTGAAAACGAATATTATCCACATTATCAAACTGTGAGCGGAGCTTAGCGAGAAAATCTGTTTTGACATAAAGGCGGGCAACTTCATACTCATCCTTATAGGCCATCAGTTTGAATAAGTTCTTAGCAACGGATTTAGTGAGTTCTTCTGCATCAATCTGCTGGGCGGCCATCTGAACTTGCGCTATGCGGCTGAGATAACGCATGGCATAACGTTCATTTTGATAATCAACCAGCAATTGATACCGGTTCATAATGAGATCATCCAGGCTTTCGAGCGTTTCTTGTGGATCAATATCCAAATGTTTCAGCAAGATCTCTGGTTGCTCCGCCGCGATTCGGCCTATGTGGAAAGCCCGGCGGGCATTATCTGCTGAATGTCCTAATTCTTGGATGGTTTTGTCGATAGAAGATAATGTGATGGGAAGTTTGCCGAGTTGCCAGGCATAACCGATTAATATGATATTTATCTGATCTCTGTCCCCCACCAGATGAGCGGCCATCATCTCAGCATCAATGGAACGTAATTTTTGGATATGCTGGTTAAGGATATTCAGCATATTCGGTTGATCCAAATCCAGCATAGGCGCCCGGAGCATTGCCCCGATTTGTGTTTCATGCGTATTCAAGAGGCATTTTGTTGAACCTCTCGACATCACTTCCAGTGAATTTTTCCCGGTTGCCGCAACTAAGTCAGCCGCGATAACTAAATTGGCACGTCCCCGATCAATTCTGACTTGATGTAGTTTATTCGCATCATGGCATAACCGCACATGGGTGATGGCTGCCCCCCCTTTTTGAGCGAAGCCGGTAAAATTAAGCAAACTGACGGCGCAATTATCTAATTGCGCGGCATTGGCGAGTAGGTGCCCCGCGGTAACGATACCTGTCCCGCCGATACCCACTAACAAAATTTCATAGGGTGTTTCCATCGGGGCGAGTGTCGGCAGAGGTAATTCGGAAATAATGTTGTCTAAATCAGCCTGTGACATGACTTTGCTGAAATCAGAACGTGGATTGGCATTTTCGACAGTAATAAAACTGGGGCAAAAACCTTTTAGACAAGACAAGTCTGAGTTGCAAATATGCTGATCTATCCTGCGTTTTGTCCCTAAAGGGGTTTTGACCGGCGTGACGGCGAGGCAATTCGATTGTATCTGGCAGTCACCACATCCCTCACAAACTGACTCGTTAATGATGGCACGATGCGTCGCTTTTGGTAGCAACCCACGTTTTCTTTTGCGGCGCAATTCTGTTGCACAGGCTTGATCATAGATGACCACTGTCACACCCACGATCTCCCGAAAACGCATTTGCACATCTTCGAGATAATCCCGTCCATAAAGTTTCACATTGGCGGGAAGGCGGATTTTCCCTTTATATTTATCAAGGTCATCCGTTACAACTGCGACCTCTTTTACACCTTCAGCCAGCATCAAAGAAGCAATTTGCGGTATGCTGATGTTGCCATCAAGTGGTTGCCCGCCCGTCATTGCCACAGCATCATTAAACAGCAATTTATAAGTAATGTGGCTTCCTGCTGCCACTGATTGGCGAATGGCTAAATGACCCGAATGGAAATAGGTACCATCGCCTATATTCTGAAATACATGGGAACGGTTAACGAAAGGAGCATGTCCTATCCAATCGATACCTTCTCCCCCCATTGGCAAAAGGCCACTACCCGTATTGCGATCCATCCAGGCTGCCATGATATGGCAACCAATGCCGATTTGGGCGTGGCTTCCTTCCGGTAGTTTCGTTGACGTGCTATGAGGGCATCCGGCGCAGAAATAAGGTGTGCGTTTTGGCAACGTTGCATCATACGGAATGACCGAGGTTGACCACTCCAGAGGGACAGGGAGAGAGAGATTGAACTGTTGTAACCATTCGGCAAGCGGAGTCGCTATGCGGGAAGGGCGCAATTCAAGATCAGCAGGCAGCAGTTTTTGGCCAAGGTGGTTATGTTTACCGATCAGCCTGACATTTTTCTGTACCTTAACCAGATGATGAGCAAGCAGTATTTCAACGACAGCCGCTTTTTCTTCAATAACAAAAATATGGGTGGCTTGGGCCGCGAGTTCGGTGAGCAGCGGCGATAAAGGATAAACCAGGCGGACATGAAGTAAAGCAACGCCTTGTTGTGCTAAGTCAGCAGGTGTCAGGCCTCCGACACGTAAAACTTCCATAACATCCTGATGAGCTTTTCCAACAGAAACCAATAAGGCTTGTGGATGTTTACAGGGGGAAAGGAGGCAATCAATGGGGTTAAGTCCGGCAAAATCTTCAACGGCTTTGAGTTTGTAGCACAGGCGTTTCTCAAGTTGTGGGCCGGGAAGATCAGGCCAGCGCCAGTGTAATCCATCAGGACCAGGATCAACATGAGGAATTTTATAATCAGGGAATGGTTTATTTTCCCTCACTGCTCCGCTTTCTACGGTTTCGCTGATGGCCTTAAATCCTATCCATGCACCACTTACGCGTGATGCAGCCCAGCCCCATAAGCCGACATCAAGATAGTCAGCAGTCGATGCCGGATGCAAAACAGGCATACTCCATGACATCAAACTGAGATCGGATTGATGGGACAGAGAGGAAGAGACACAACCGTGATCATCTCCCAGGATAACCAAGACACCGCCGTGTGGTGAGGAGCCATAGGCATTGCCATGTCTTAAGGCATCTCCGGAACGATCAACTCCCGGCCCTTTCCCGTACCACATTCCGAAAACACCGCTCACTTGTCTGTCTGGATCAGATTCTACTTTTTGAGTACCTATCAGTGCATTTGCCGCAAGATCTTCATTGATGGCAGGTTGAAAACGAATATTGGCTTGAATAAGTTCTTTGCTGCGTTGCCATAATATTTGGTCTAAGCGGGCCAGGGGGGAACCGCGATAACCTGAAACGAATCCTGCTGTGTTAAGATTGTAAATCTCATCTAACTCAGCTTGAGCGAGTAGAAGGTCAACGAGAGCTTCAGTGCCTGTGACGAATTTAGAGTGATAATATCGAGCCATGTTTTTGACCCTCTCTGGAGAGCATAATTATCTAATTTGCAATCAAAATTGGAGCTAATCTATTTCCCTGAAATACTTACGACAAGCATAAATCTTATTAGATGTTGGTTAATTGTTTATTTAATGTTGCTTTTTGTGGTGCTCGGCTATCTTAGCAATTTCGCCGTAAACCCTCGCCCGATGAGGGCGGGGATATAAGCAATTTCGCCGTAAACCCTCGCCCGATGAGGGCGGGGATATAAGCGTGGAGATTTAAGTAAAGGACTTGCCATTTTATCTGAACATGTTCATAATGGCGCGCATTCTTGATAGGTAATCTCAGAGAATTATCCTTGTTGGTCATAGGGTTAACAAGCGTCTGGCACTCACCGTTCAAGGTATCTTTGGCTATACAGTAGCCGTCAGCGACGCGGGAATAGCTCAGTTGGTAGAGCACAACCTTGCCAAGGTTGGGGTCGCGAGTTCGAGTCTCGTTTCCCGCTCCAATATATAAAATCCAAATAAATAAAGTTATACACTTCGTCTTTCAAACTGCCTCTTTGTTGGCTGCGCTCGCTCACTCCGGTCACATAGTTATCTATGCCTCCCGGGGATTTGCTCTTTTGCCGTCGCGATGCAACTTGAAATCCATTGTGTATATCTCCTCATCATAATTTCGGCTGGCATTTTCTCATCCTTCTTCACGGCAACCGACTTCTTCAAAGCCAAATCGTTGGTAGAATAATCGATTGCAAGCAAAAGATCATTCCAGTTTCTCTGACTCCTTCCAACACAATACTATCCAATCAATTAATGCTGATATTTGACTGGGAACATAGTGGTTTTTCATTCTTAGCAGATGAATCGGCAATGTCGGTAATTGCCAGTCTGGTAAGAGTCTGACTAATTTTTTATTGAGAATGGCCTCATTGAATAGCCAGGCAGGGCCAGCGTGAATACCCACTCCGTGACATACGGCTTGGTAGATTGCACCGACATTATTCAGATAAAAACTACCGGATAGCTCTACGTGTTCCACTACACGATCGCGGGAAAGCTGCAAGCGGGTAGGAGAGGTATTTTGACGGAGCGAATAAATAACCGACTTATGATAATTCAGGTCTTGAGGGTGTTTTGGAGTCCCGTGTTTTAGCAGATATTCAGGGCTGGCGCATAGTACCCCGGACATATTGCCCAGTTTTTTGGCAATCAGAGTAGAAGCCGGCAGTTCTCCGATACGTATAGCAAGATCAATGCCTTCTTGCCGAAGATCCAAACACTGGTCTGAAAGTACTAAGTCGAAAGTAATATCAGGGTTCTGGAGTTGAAAAAGAGTCAGCCATTGCGTGACATAGTGTTCTCCGAAATTGACCGGAGCGGTTATTTTGATTTTGCCAACCAATGATTTATTGTTGATATCACTCAATACGCCATCTATTTCGTCCAGTAAAGGGCGCATTTGTTCATATGCCACGGTTCCGGCTGCCGTCAGGCTAAGTTTTCTGGTCGAACGATTAATCAATTGGGCTTTGAGCTGATGTTCAAGTGCCGCCAAGCGTCGGCTGGCAACAGAAGGATCTAGATGTAAGTCTTTTGCTGCTTTTATCAGGCTGCCTCTTTCGACAATACGAAAAAAGAGATGCCAGAGTGTCAGATCATGATTCATGCTATTCCCACAATTTATATTTGAGTATATAGCAATATTATTGCTGTTTTTACATAAGTAAAATCAAACTTTCGAGAACTCTTTATTGAAAGACACTTATTGAAAGACATCGTGGAGAACGTGGCATGCAGATGAAAAAATCATTGAGTCGCTACTGGGTTTTAGTGGCTGTTTGCATGGCTGGGTTAATTCTACCCTTGGAATATACTGGCCCGGCAGTGGCTTTGCCTGCGATCCAAAACGAATTGGGCGGCAGCGGAATTGCTTTATCCTGGGTTATCAATGCATTTGCGTTAAGTTTTGGTAGTGCTGTCATGGCGGCTGGGGCACTGGCTGATCAATATGGGCGTAAGAAGATGTTTGTGATTGGCATAGCGGGTTTCACGCTATTTTCGGTCATTGTCAGCGTTGCCGGTAATGTCGTTTTTCTGGATTTAGTGCGGGGTCTCCAGGGGTTTTTTGCCGCCTTAACGATGGCGGGAGGAAATGCATCCTTGGCTCAGGAATTTGATGGACGTGCAAGAACCAAGGCGTTTGGATTACTGGGAACGGCTTTTGGTGCTGGCCTGGCATTCGGGCCTGTGATATCAGGTGTTTTAGTAGAGACTTTGGGCTGGCGTTCTGTTTTTCTGCTGGGAGCCGTATTCGGGGGGATTGCACTGATAATCGGCGGGATTCATATGCGGGATTCGCGGGACCCTGATGCAGCTAAACTCGATATTAAGGGCTTGACCAGCTTTACATCATTTTTAGTATTGCTGACATTTGGCATCATGCAAATTCCACAAAGTGGAATAGGTAGCCTCACTGTTATCTTGCTGCTCAGCGCCGCTGTAATGATGTTAGCTATTTTCATTGCCTGTGAATTAACTCATGCTCGTCCAATGTTGGATATTTCCCTCTTTCGGTACAAAAAATTTGTCGGAGTGCAATTCCTGCCATTGGCAACGGCTGTCTGTTTTATTGTCCTGCTGATATTGTTACCTATCCGTCTGATTGGTATTGAAGGCTATAGCGCAATTCAAGCGGGAGAGATGATGCTTGCCCTGTCAGCCCCAATGCTTTTTGTTCCTTTTCTTGCCGCGTTACTGACCCGTTGGGTTTCATCCCCGATACTCTCTTGCATGGGCTTATTATGTGCCGCAATTGGGCTGGCTTGGTTGGCAAATATGCCCGTAGGAACCGAACCGACAACATTAATGCTGCCATTGTTACTCATTGGCATTGGAACGGGCTTTCCCTGGGGATTAATGGATGATCTTTCAATCCGGGTCGTGCCGATTGAGCGGGCGGGAATGGCGACGGGTATTTTCACCACAATGCGGGCTTGTGGTGAAGCTATATGTGTGGCGGGTGCATTGGCAATGCTGAATTTCCTTTTGCATCTGAATTTACGGCAGGTTTCCCAACAATCTCCTGATGTAATTTCAACTGCGGCTAATAATATGACAACTGGCAATTTTGAAGGTGCCAAAGGAGTACTTGCCAGTTTATCGGGGCAGGATTTCATGACCATTTATAGCGGAGCTTTCAGTATCCTGACCTATACCCTGATGGGTATAACATTATTTGCTGCTGCTGTTTCCTTTTTTACGCTAAGAAATGATCGAATAGTTTCATATTCTAATTAAGTGAGTGGTAACAAGATGGTCAATAATAGTGTGTCCTGGAGGCATTATTATGAATACGAATTCAAATCTGTCATTAGAAAAATTGTCTTTTACACTTAAACTTATCCCTATATCAGAAATATTATTATCTGATGAATTTTATTCAGGTACATGGAAAACAGTTGCTCAATGGTGTGTGGATTATTTATGTAATCCACATCCTGAATTAGGAAGGTCTGGTGTTGTCTGTCCTCACTCACAGGTCTCGATGAAAAAAGAGACTTTCTGGATTACTGAGATAAAAACTAAAGGGCGAACAGAGAAGGAGATAAAGGAAGATATTGTCAGTCTTGCTCACCTTTTTTATGAGCAAGAACCCCGTAATGGAAATGAAGTTCAATTTAAAACTATTGTCAGTGTCTGGGATGATCTTTATCCAGAAGAGTATATTTCTAATCTGCATTCTGAAATGAAACCAATATTTTTACGCATGGGATTAATGTTGGGGGAGTTTTTTAGTTCTTGCGAAAAAACAGGATTAAGGAATCCAATTTTTTATCCTTTATGTTCTCCTGTTCCATTATTAGTTGTCAGAGATATGTTGGAATTTGATATCGCATTTCTTTCAGACTCAGAAGAATATGTCTCAGAGTATATTAATAAGTATGGAGAGAGGGGAGTCTTAGCAATTAATAATGTACTTAACAATAATAAAAAAATTCATCTTAGTGACAAGCAAGTCTCGATATTGAAATCATATTTGATGCATAAATAATGTAGTCCTATAACAATAACTATTATTAAAGGGAAATAATTATGTCGAGTTCTTTTCCAGAGCCTTGGCGTATTAAAATGGTTGAACCAATAAAAATGACCACTAGGGCTCAACGAGTTAATAGATTGATAGAAGCCGGGTTGAATCCGTTTATTTTAAAATCAGAAGATGTATTTATTGATTTGCTGACTGATAGCGGAACAGGAGCTATGAGTGATCGGCAATGGGCTGGCATGTTTTTGGGCGATGAGTCTTATGCCGGCAGCAAGAGTTATTATCAATTGTCACAGACCGTCGAAGATCTATTTGGTTTTCAATACACCATTCCTGTGCATCAAGGCCGAGGAGCAGAACAAATACTTTTTCCCTTACTTGTTGAATTAGCAAAAGAAAAAGGTGCATCTGAGCCTGTTTTTTTGTCCAATCATCATTTTGATACTACAAAAGCCCATATAGAATTATCAGGTGCCAGAGCGAATAATCTCATTTGTGCTTCTTCACTACAAACTGAAATTGCGGATGATTGGAAAGGAAACTTTGATTTAGAACAATTGTCCAATGAAATTAACAATAATCAGAAAAACATTGTTGCCATTATTATT
This genomic interval carries:
- the rsgA gene encoding small ribosomal subunit biogenesis GTPase RsgA; the encoded protein is MAKSKLSKGQQRRVQANHQRRLNKAESKKPEMDDSQLGEPQEGRVISRFGQHADIEATDSSIQRCNIRRTIRSLVTGDRVVWRPALQRQSDVKVNGIVEAVHERTSVLTRPDYYDGIKPIASNINQIVIVSAILPELSLNIIDRYLVACETLNIEPLIVLNKIDLLDAESREWVNGVMDIYRDIGYRVLEVSSQTGEGIPELISQLADKISIFAGQSGVGKSSLLNTLLPDDEEDILVNEVSDNSGLGQHTTTASRLYHFPLGGDVIDSPGVREFGLWHLTPEQVTQGFVEFRKYLGGCKFRDCKHQDDPGCALREALEQGDITEERFENYHRILESMAQVKPRRNFTDGQK
- the orn gene encoding oligoribonuclease, which produces MSKSENNLIWIDLEMTGLDPERDRIIEIATIVTDSELNILAEGPVIAVHQSDEQLALMDDWNIRTHTGSGLVERVKQSQCDDAQAEKATIAFLEQWVPAGKSPICGNSVGQDRRFLFRYMPELEKYFHYRYLDVSTLKELARRWKPELLSEFSKKNTHQALDDIRESIAELVYYREHFIQK
- a CDS encoding indolepyruvate ferredoxin oxidoreductase family protein gives rise to the protein MARYYHSKFVTGTEALVDLLLAQAELDEIYNLNTAGFVSGYRGSPLARLDQILWQRSKELIQANIRFQPAINEDLAANALIGTQKVESDPDRQVSGVFGMWYGKGPGVDRSGDALRHGNAYGSSPHGGVLVILGDDHGCVSSSLSHQSDLSLMSWSMPVLHPASTADYLDVGLWGWAASRVSGAWIGFKAISETVESGAVRENKPFPDYKIPHVDPGPDGLHWRWPDLPGPQLEKRLCYKLKAVEDFAGLNPIDCLLSPCKHPQALLVSVGKAHQDVMEVLRVGGLTPADLAQQGVALLHVRLVYPLSPLLTELAAQATHIFVIEEKAAVVEILLAHHLVKVQKNVRLIGKHNHLGQKLLPADLELRPSRIATPLAEWLQQFNLSLPVPLEWSTSVIPYDATLPKRTPYFCAGCPHSTSTKLPEGSHAQIGIGCHIMAAWMDRNTGSGLLPMGGEGIDWIGHAPFVNRSHVFQNIGDGTYFHSGHLAIRQSVAAGSHITYKLLFNDAVAMTGGQPLDGNISIPQIASLMLAEGVKEVAVVTDDLDKYKGKIRLPANVKLYGRDYLEDVQMRFREIVGVTVVIYDQACATELRRKRKRGLLPKATHRAIINESVCEGCGDCQIQSNCLAVTPVKTPLGTKRRIDQHICNSDLSCLKGFCPSFITVENANPRSDFSKVMSQADLDNIISELPLPTLAPMETPYEILLVGIGGTGIVTAGHLLANAAQLDNCAVSLLNFTGFAQKGGAAITHVRLCHDANKLHQVRIDRGRANLVIAADLVAATGKNSLEVMSRGSTKCLLNTHETQIGAMLRAPMLDLDQPNMLNILNQHIQKLRSIDAEMMAAHLVGDRDQINIILIGYAWQLGKLPITLSSIDKTIQELGHSADNARRAFHIGRIAAEQPEILLKHLDIDPQETLESLDDLIMNRYQLLVDYQNERYAMRYLSRIAQVQMAAQQIDAEELTKSVAKNLFKLMAYKDEYEVARLYVKTDFLAKLRSQFDNVDNIRFHLSFPLFNRKNPRTGQRAKREYGSWIIPLFHFLAACKPLRGTVFDIFGYQEERKQERNILLEYEQIVDFMINKLDRNNLAICQQLAVLPDQVRGFGHVKQKTIENMMERKKNLLKELKKAM
- a CDS encoding LysR family transcriptional regulator: MNHDLTLWHLFFRIVERGSLIKAAKDLHLDPSVASRRLAALEHQLKAQLINRSTRKLSLTAAGTVAYEQMRPLLDEIDGVLSDINNKSLVGKIKITAPVNFGEHYVTQWLTLFQLQNPDITFDLVLSDQCLDLRQEGIDLAIRIGELPASTLIAKKLGNMSGVLCASPEYLLKHGTPKHPQDLNYHKSVIYSLRQNTSPTRLQLSRDRVVEHVELSGSFYLNNVGAIYQAVCHGVGIHAGPAWLFNEAILNKKLVRLLPDWQLPTLPIHLLRMKNHYVPSQISALIDWIVLCWKESEKLE
- a CDS encoding MFS transporter, which encodes MQMKKSLSRYWVLVAVCMAGLILPLEYTGPAVALPAIQNELGGSGIALSWVINAFALSFGSAVMAAGALADQYGRKKMFVIGIAGFTLFSVIVSVAGNVVFLDLVRGLQGFFAALTMAGGNASLAQEFDGRARTKAFGLLGTAFGAGLAFGPVISGVLVETLGWRSVFLLGAVFGGIALIIGGIHMRDSRDPDAAKLDIKGLTSFTSFLVLLTFGIMQIPQSGIGSLTVILLLSAAVMMLAIFIACELTHARPMLDISLFRYKKFVGVQFLPLATAVCFIVLLILLPIRLIGIEGYSAIQAGEMMLALSAPMLFVPFLAALLTRWVSSPILSCMGLLCAAIGLAWLANMPVGTEPTTLMLPLLLIGIGTGFPWGLMDDLSIRVVPIERAGMATGIFTTMRACGEAICVAGALAMLNFLLHLNLRQVSQQSPDVISTAANNMTTGNFEGAKGVLASLSGQDFMTIYSGAFSILTYTLMGITLFAAAVSFFTLRNDRIVSYSN
- a CDS encoding DUF6875 domain-containing protein: MNTNSNLSLEKLSFTLKLIPISEILLSDEFYSGTWKTVAQWCVDYLCNPHPELGRSGVVCPHSQVSMKKETFWITEIKTKGRTEKEIKEDIVSLAHLFYEQEPRNGNEVQFKTIVSVWDDLYPEEYISNLHSEMKPIFLRMGLMLGEFFSSCEKTGLRNPIFYPLCSPVPLLVVRDMLEFDIAFLSDSEEYVSEYINKYGERGVLAINNVLNNNKKIHLSDKQVSILKSYLMHK